One window of the Synechococcus sp. CC9311 genome contains the following:
- a CDS encoding Coq4 family protein, producing the protein MVSRNELKEDAFELALGILQVARDPEHGIKHSKHFSPIFKWDLQREWLNRFLTHPQIKPLVDERFGVSWPSFDGMRVMPVGSLGFCAQQMFGQLGIDPLPPVNKNLRKVAKTNENGDYLTRRIRSTHDIHHLVLGVDTSVAGEAAVQAYYAVSQRQPGVVAGLSALMTHSFIEPDEHRMIWEAISFGAQVGLAGVFLEGCRWEEGWERPLAEWRSELGLSRLLEKSPFQDEIHRWETLPS; encoded by the coding sequence ATGGTTTCTCGTAATGAATTAAAAGAGGATGCTTTTGAGTTGGCATTAGGCATTCTTCAAGTGGCCAGGGATCCTGAGCATGGGATTAAACACAGTAAGCATTTTTCACCAATTTTCAAGTGGGATCTACAAAGGGAATGGCTCAATAGATTTTTAACTCATCCTCAAATTAAGCCTCTTGTTGATGAGCGATTTGGTGTTTCATGGCCATCATTTGATGGTATGCGTGTAATGCCAGTTGGAAGTCTGGGATTCTGCGCGCAGCAGATGTTTGGGCAGCTCGGCATTGATCCACTTCCACCGGTCAATAAAAACCTGAGGAAGGTTGCGAAAACCAATGAAAATGGGGATTATTTAACCCGCAGAATCCGAAGTACTCATGACATCCACCATTTAGTTCTTGGTGTTGATACTTCAGTGGCTGGGGAAGCTGCTGTTCAAGCCTATTACGCTGTTTCACAGCGTCAGCCTGGCGTAGTTGCAGGTCTCTCAGCTTTGATGACTCATAGTTTCATCGAACCCGATGAACATCGCATGATCTGGGAAGCCATCAGCTTTGGTGCTCAAGTAGGTCTTGCTGGAGTCTTCTTGGAAGGGTGCCGTTGGGAAGAAGGATGGGAGCGACCGTTGGCAGAATGGAGGTCTGAGCTTGGTCTTTCTCGTTTGCTGGAGAAATCTCCTTTTCAGGATGAAATACATCGGTGGGAGACTCTTCCTTCCTGA